From Pempheris klunzingeri isolate RE-2024b chromosome 16, fPemKlu1.hap1, whole genome shotgun sequence, a single genomic window includes:
- the tnfa gene encoding tumor necrosis factor a (TNF superfamily, member 2): MEGEWKVLLNDADDAQETRTRTLQDGKPSSKLAAALLTFTLCLAAAAAVLVFNRHVEGSGQGEDSFALHHTLRQISNVRAAIHLEGEYNPDMNTSVEWKSMVDQSHSQGGLKLNNNEIVIPQNGLYFIYSQASFRVSCSSGDKDDATPNPMVHLSHTVQRWSDTYGYSNAEKSYVTILHSVRTACQKTFSSDPDQEGSWFSAVYMGAVFNLNEGDRLKTVMQEKMLPHLEDEPGKTFFGVFAL; the protein is encoded by the exons ATGGAGGGTGAATGGAAGGTACTACTGAATGATGCTGACGATGCACAAGAAACCAGGACACGGACACTACAGGATGGCAAACCCAGCTCCAAGCtagcagctgctctgctgacgTTCACACTCtgccttgctgctgctgctgctgtccttgtCTTCAACAGGCATGTCGAG GGTTCGGGACAAGGTGAAGACAGTTTTG ctcttcatcacacactgaggcagattTCAAACGTCAGAGCGGCCATTCATTTAGAAG GAGAATACAACCCAGACATGAACACCTCAGTGGAATGGAAGAGTATGGTGGACCAGTCCCACTCTCAAGGAGGGCTCAAACTCAACAACAACGAAATTGTGATTCCTCAAAATGGCCTCTACTTCATTTACAGTCAAGCATCTTTCCGCGTTAGCTGCAGCAGTGGTGACAAAGATGACGCCACCCCAAACCCTATGGTCCACCTGAGCCACACTGTGCAGCGCTGGTCCGACACGTACGGGTACAGCAATGCCGAGAAGTCTTACGTGACCATCCTGCACTCTGTCCGCACTGCCTGCCAAAAGACATTCAGCAGCGATCCGGATCAGGAGGGGAGCTGGTTCTCTGCAGTGTACATGGGAGCTGTGTTCAACCTGAACGAAGgagacagactgaagacagtAATGCAGGAGAAGATGCTGCCCCACCTGGAGGACGAGCCAGGGAAGACTTTCTTTGGTGTGTTTGCCTTGTGA